In Hyperolius riggenbachi isolate aHypRig1 chromosome 1, aHypRig1.pri, whole genome shotgun sequence, the genomic window GCAGAATGTTGTTTGCCTTTTGAGAGAGGAAATACTCCACTCTCCCCACACATCTCTGCTGACCATGTCCATGTTCAGATTTACTGATGAGTGACTCTCTCCTCTACAGATGATGCACCTGGAGAACTGCACAGCCATCACAGAGATCCTACTGGTGGGATTGAAACCTTTCCAGAGTTTCAGGATTCCCATGTTTGTTCTGTGTCTGGCTTGTTACCTTGTCATTTGCTGTGAAAACCTGTTGATCATGTACATCATTCACAGCAGTGTAAATCTCAAGGCCCCAATGTTCTTCATCATACAGAGCATGTCATTGTGGGAAGTACTATATGTCACCAATGTGGTTCCAAAATTACTGAATGATATTATTTCCGAGAGACCGACCTTCACCGTCACTGGCTGCATTGTACAGCTACAAGTATTTGGAATTGCAGGTGACACCACTTCATTCCACTACGTTGTCATGTCGTACGACCGATACTTGGCTGTTTGTCATCCATTACATTATTCCTCTCTTGTAAGTAACAGAGTTTATCTTCGGGTAATTATTGCCCTGGGTACTTTTTCAGTCATATGCTCAGGTGTATTAGCCATATTGGAGGGGCAGCTACAATTTTGTAGCCAGAGCACAATTGACCATTTCTACTGTGATTTTGCCCCATTCTTGGACTTGAGCTCCTCCGATACGACGTACATTCGTCTGCTTTCTTCTGTAATGGTCGTGTTTATAATGTGGAGCATAGCCCTCAGTGTCCTAGTCCCATACATTTTCATCATTCATGCAGTCCTGAAGATCTCCTCAGCCTCTGGCAGGAAGAAGACCTTCTCCACCTGCAGCTCCCACCTTATTGCTTTTTCTCTGCTCTTCTGTATTGTTCTTACTGTCTACTCATTGCCAGCGAGTGTAGTGACATCGCAAGTTGGAAAAACGTTCACTTTTGCATATTTCTTCTGGTCTCCGTTGGTGAATCCCATAATCTATTGCTTCAGAAGTAGAGAGTTTCGAGTGGTGGTCTTGTCAAAGGTGAAGAAAGTGGACAGAACTTTTTGAAATTTTACTGGCTTTCATTGGCAGTACTTGTTGCTGCTCAACAGAAGGTTTTACTACTATTCTTGTAGTCAGCATTAAAGCTGTATGAAGGTTGTTCACCAACTGCTGTTTCCATGTGGCGGAAGTCTATATGCTTGCCTTCCATGTG contains:
- the LOC137544186 gene encoding olfactory receptor 5A2-like — its product is MHLENCTAITEILLVGLKPFQSFRIPMFVLCLACYLVICCENLLIMYIIHSSVNLKAPMFFIIQSMSLWEVLYVTNVVPKLLNDIISERPTFTVTGCIVQLQVFGIAGDTTSFHYVVMSYDRYLAVCHPLHYSSLVSNRVYLRVIIALGTFSVICSGVLAILEGQLQFCSQSTIDHFYCDFAPFLDLSSSDTTYIRLLSSVMVVFIMWSIALSVLVPYIFIIHAVLKISSASGRKKTFSTCSSHLIAFSLLFCIVLTVYSLPASVVTSQVGKTFTFAYFFWSPLVNPIIYCFRSREFRVVVLSKVKKVDRTF